In the genome of Bradyrhizobium sp. CB3481, the window TGCCGGGGCCGCACCACCTGGGCCCGCTTTCCACGCTGAAAATCCGGTCGCACATCGGCATGACATGCGACGGCCTGACATGATCTGCCTAGCGGGCGGCATGCAGGACGGCTTGAGTGGCCGCAATGGTGGTCACTGCAAACGAAATGCTGCTTGATATCCAAGAACCTTGCGTGATCCGGCGAGCAGGGCAGTCGAGTGGCTGCAGCGAGGCCGACAAATTTAATTTAAGCGACAGAAACTCGCCTAATTTAGCGGCCAAGAGCGCCGTCAGCGGGCGCCTGATGCAACACGGAACCATCCTGCGGAGTGGAATAATACCGATCATCCAGGTCGATGGCTCTTGCGTATTGGACTCCTGCAACTTTGCAATGTTTTGGTTTAATCGCGAGAGGATGGAAATGATTAAGCGAGGAGATCGGGTAAAACTCACGGCGCGCGTCGCAGCCGCTTTCAATAACAACAAGCGTCCGGGTAGGTTTGATTGGACCGCTCGACGAGGCGTGGTCGAGCGCATCTCCGCGAACAAAGTACATGCCTTTGTCCTTTGGGAAGGTCGGAAAACACCCGACGAGTTGCCGATCAATGGCATTGAGCCAGGATAGAATAGAGCGTGGTTTATTGAATCCGAAGCTCGTCTAGGTTTGCTCCAGTTGCCAGCAGTTCGACGACCCACCGCGGCGTCTTTCCGCGTCCTGACCAAGTCTCCAATGGGTTTGTCGGGTTGCGATATTTCGGTTCAACTTTGGGGTAGGGGCGACGTTGCGGAATGTCCTTCGGAGATCCGCCGAACTTACGACCAAGCTCATCTAGTTGGCTTTGGAGCTTTTGCTTTTCGCTCTCCAGCCTGCGATCAAGGACATCAAGGATTTCCTGATGCAGGTCCCATAGATCATCGAGGTGCATCTTTTCCAGGTCGAGTCTTTGCATTCCCCATCCCCCAAAGCAGGGAAGGCTTATTGATTCGCGTTGCTGGGAAGTAAATGGCCAACAAACGACCGCCCGAAGCGGTCTTTGTATCAAGCCGGCCGACACAATCGAAGGGATGATGGCAAAAATCCGATACGCTCAGCTCTGGGGATATCGTGGTGAGCTTGGAAGCATCACCGGCGGCTGCGAGGCGGCAATGGCGCTATCGATCTTCAGCGACATCGAGCGCTTGGCAGCGAAAGCATCCTCCTGATATTTCTAGGCCCGCCGGTTGCTCGGGCGGGCCTCTCGCGAGGGGAAAGTGTCATGCCTAGAGAGTGTGGCACTCCAGCTTGTCGTGATGCGCGCTTTATGCTCGACTGTCGGCGCGTCTTTTTTCCAAGTTTAGGGAGAGCTGAGCATGAAGAAAACAATTCTTGTCGGTGTTGCGATCCTCGCTGTCTCCACTTCCGGCGCTTTGGCAGCCAAGAAAATGGCGAAGCCGAAGCCAGCACCTGCCGCCGCCACGGCCACGACCACGGCTGCCGCACCTCCGCCCATGTTGGGCCAGGTTAGTGCCGCTGACCGCGCGCTATATGAGAAAAGTCAACGCGAGTCCGGCATGAAGAAGAAGTAGAGGGACAAGCTGCTCCAGCGCGCGCTGGATGGCTAGATGAGTGAGGCCGCCTCAGTTGGCGGCCTCTTTCATTCCAGAACCTCGTACTCAAAGGCCGCGCCTTTGGGATCGTTTTCCTCGAACCATTTTTCAGCGGCGTCCACAGTGGCGAACACCACACTTCCTAGCCCTCGATGCGTAGGTAATTTGGCGGGCTTCTCCAGACACGCCAGATGGTGTGATGTTGCTCTAAATTTGGGCAGACCGCGCTTTCTCGGGCCGCCAACCTTCCGCCAGATGTGACAGCTAGATAAAACTGGGTTTGGAAAAACGGGAGCCTGCCGGGAGGTGAACGGCCAACAAAGAAAGACCGCCCGAAGGCGGTCTCTGTAAGTGGATCTAAGGTCTTATGAGATCGCGGAGGCGGTTGTCTGATTGCGTCGACGATAGGCGAGATATCCAACGCCGGCAAAACCGAGGATCATCATTGCCCAGGTCGAGGACTCGGGCACTGGTGCGACGGCCGTAATAGTGCCAGTAAGATTTACGCCATTATCCTGGGTCTTCACGGTCAGGCCGTTGATATGCACATCAAAAGATCCACCGGCAAATAGGTAGGATTCGGTCGAATCGCTAAACGTTATGACCACCTGACCGTTTGATCCTGTCGTGGCCGTACCCTGCAACACTGCTGTAAAAACATTGTCGGAGCCCGGTCCGTTTGAGACCGATGCAGGGGCGGTGAACGTAATTGCAAGATTAAGAACGTCGTTGTCGTAATTGTCGAAATTGGTCCCCCGGTTCAAGTCGAGGTTGCCGAAATTCGTGACGTTGAGAACACCGCCCGAGGTGGTTCCACTAAAGCTTCCGCCGGTAAAGACTAGATTCTCGTCCGAGGTGTTGGACAGGAAAGTGTTGCAACCTGAGCCAAAACACGCCGCCGTCGTTCCGGTAAAAACTACTTCAGCTTGAGCGGCGCCCGATGAAATGGTGAATGCGAGTCCAAGGATGCCGAATAGATGTGAAATTCTCATGAGATCCCCATTAAGATAGAATCAATAAACTGCGTGACTACTCTC includes:
- a CDS encoding H-NS histone family protein yields the protein MQRLDLEKMHLDDLWDLHQEILDVLDRRLESEKQKLQSQLDELGRKFGGSPKDIPQRRPYPKVEPKYRNPTNPLETWSGRGKTPRWVVELLATGANLDELRIQ
- a CDS encoding PEP-CTERM sorting domain-containing protein (PEP-CTERM proteins occur, often in large numbers, in the proteomes of bacteria that also encode an exosortase, a predicted intramembrane cysteine proteinase. The presence of a PEP-CTERM domain at a protein's C-terminus predicts cleavage within the sorting domain, followed by covalent anchoring to some some component of the (usually Gram-negative) cell surface. Many PEP-CTERM proteins exhibit an unusual sequence composition that includes large numbers of potential glycosylation sites. Expression of one such protein has been shown restore the ability of a bacterium to form floc, a type of biofilm.), with product MRISHLFGILGLAFTISSGAAQAEVVFTGTTAACFGSGCNTFLSNTSDENLVFTGGSFSGTTSGGVLNVTNFGNLDLNRGTNFDNYDNDVLNLAITFTAPASVSNGPGSDNVFTAVLQGTATTGSNGQVVITFSDSTESYLFAGGSFDVHINGLTVKTQDNGVNLTGTITAVAPVPESSTWAMMILGFAGVGYLAYRRRNQTTASAIS